Proteins from one Oncorhynchus tshawytscha isolate Ot180627B linkage group LG16, Otsh_v2.0, whole genome shotgun sequence genomic window:
- the LOC112215605 gene encoding kinesin-1 heavy chain-like, translating to MVDPAECTIKVMCRFRPLNKSEVERGDKYIPKFTGEDQVSISGKPFMFDRVFGSNTTQEQMYKASAQKIVKDVLDGYNGTIFAFGQTSSGKTHTMEGSLHDPDGMGIIPRIVQDIFNYIYSMDENLEFHIKVSYFEIYLDRIKDLLDVTKNNLSVHEDKNRVPYVKGCTERFVCSPDEVMDTIDEGKSNRHVAVTNMNEHSSRSHSIFQINVKQENTATEQKLSGKLYLVDLAGSEKVGKTGAEGAVLEEAKNINKSLSALGNVISALAEGSTYVPYRDSKMTRILQDSLGGNCRTTMVICASPSAYNEAETKSTLMFGQRAKTIKNTVCLNVELTAEQWKKKYEREKAKNTTLRSTVTWLENELNRWRNGESVPVEEQFDKEKANAEVQALDNVVNNEKMTPSPSIPGVKLTDAEKEKCEAELSKLYKQLDDKDDEINQQSQLAEKLKQQMLDQEELLASSRRDHDNLQVELNRLQSENEASKEEVKEVLQALEELAVNYDQKSQEVENKTKEFEALSEELNQKSSILVSIDSELQKLKEMTNHQKKRVTEMMSSLLKDLVEIGIAVGSNDIKQHEGSGLIDEEFTVARLYISKMKSEVKTMVKRSKQLESTQAESNQKMDENEKELAACQLRISQHEAKIKSLTEYLQNVEQKKRQLEENVDSLNEELVKISTQEKVQAMEKENEVQTATEVKEAVEHQIQSHREAHQKQISSLRDELDSKEKLITELQDLNQEIVLEQKRLRVEHEKLKSTDQEKSRKLHELTVMQDRREQARQDLKGLEETVAKELQTLHNLRKLFVQDLATRVKKSAEMDSDDTGGSAAQKQKISFLENNLEQLTKVHKQLVRDNADLRCELPKLEKRLRATAERVKALESALKEAKENAARDRKRYQLEVDRIKEAVRAKNMARRGHSAQIAKPIRPGQPPVASPTHPNVNRTGLFNNQPTSIRGGGATQ from the exons ATGGTGGACCCGGCGGAATGCACCATCAAAGTGATGTGCCGTTTCAGACCATTGAACAAgtcagaggtggagagaggggataaATACATACCCAAGTTTACAGGGGAGGATCAAGTGTCTATCTCG GGTAAACCGTTCATGTTTGACCGAGTGTTCGGGTCCAATACGACACAGGAGCAGATGTACAAAGCCTCTGCTCAAAAGATAGTTAAAG ATGTGCTTGATGGCTACAATGGGACTATATTTGCCTTTGGACAGACATCTTCTGGAAAAACGCACACCATGGAG GGTAGCCTCCATGACCCGGATGGTATGGGGATCATCCCCAGAATAGTCCAGGACATCTTCAACTACATCTACTCCATGGATGAGAACCTAGAGTTCCATATCAAG GTTTCATATTTTGAGATTTACCTGGACAGGATCAAGGACCTACTGGATG TAACAAAGAACAACCTGTCTGTACATGAGGATAAGAACAGGGTGCCCTATGTCAAG GGGTGTACGGAGCGCTTTGTGTGCAGCCCCGACGAGGTCATGGATACTATTGACGAGGGCAAATCCAACCGGCACGTTGCCGTCACAA acatGAACGAGCACAGCTCCAGAAGTCATAGTATCTTCCAGATCAATGTGAAGCAGGAAAACACTGCTACAGAGCAGAAACTCAGCGGCAAGCTCTACCTTGTCGATTTGGCCGGGAGTGAAAAA gtgggtaaAACTGGAGCGGAGGGTGCGGTGCTGGAAGAAGCTAAAAACATCAACAAGTCCCTGTCTGCACTGGGCAACGTCATCTCTGCTCTGGCTGAAGGCTCG accTATGTCCCATACAGAGACAGTAAGATGACCCGTATCCTGCAGGACTCTCTGGGTGGTAACTGTAGGACCACCATGGTCATCTGTGCCTCACCTTCTGCCTACAACGAGGCTGAGACCAAGTCCACACTGATGTTCGGACAGAG AGCAAAGACCATTAAGAACACAGTGTGTCTGAACGTGGAGCTGACGGCAGAACAGTGGAAGAAGAAGTATGAAAGAGAAAAGGCGAAGAACACGACCTTGAGGAGCACCGTCACCTGGCTGGAGAACGAACTCAACCGATGGAGAAACG GTGAGAGTGTGCCGGTGGAGGAGCAGTTTGACAAGGAGAAGGCTAATGCTGAGGTCCAGGCTCTAGACAACGTGGTGAATAATGAAAAGATGACCCCCTCGCCCAGCATCCCAGGGGTTAAACTGACTGACGCAGAGAAAGAGAAGTGCGAGGCTGAGCTGTCTAAACTCTACAAGCAGCTGGATGATAAG GATGATGAGATCAACCAGCAGAGCCAGCTGGCAGAGAAACTGAAGCAGCAGATGCTGGACCAGGAGGAG CTTCTGGCCTCGTCACGTCGTGACCACGACAACCTGCAGGTGGAGCTGAACCGTCTGCAGTCTGAAAATGAGGCGTCCAAGGAGGAGGTGAAAGAGGTGCTTCAGGCCCTGGAGGAGCTGGCTGTTAACTACGACCAGAAGAGTCAGGAGGTGGAAAACAAGACCAAGGAGTTTGAGGCTCTCAGTGAGGAGCTCAACCAGAAATCG AGTATCCTGGTGTCCATTGACTCTGAGCTGCAGAAGCTGAAGGAGATGACCAACCACCAGAAGAAGAGGGTAACTGAGATGATGTCATCGCTGCTCAAAGACCTGGTAGAGATAGGCATCGCCGTGGGCAGCAACGACATCAAG cAACATGAGGGCAGTGGTCTGATAGACGAGGAGTTTACGGTGGCTCGTCTGTACATCAGTAAGATGAAGTCGGAGGTGAAGACCATGGTAAAACGCAGCAAACAGCTGGAGAGCACCCAGGCTGAGAGCAACCAGAAGATGGACGAGAACGAGAAGGAGCTGGCCGCCTGTCAGCTACGCATCTCCCAG CACGAGGCTAAGATCAAGTCCCTGACGGAGTACCTTCAGAACGTGGAGCAGAAGAAGAGACAGCTGGAGGAGAACGTAGACTCTCTGAACGAGGAGCTGGTCAAGATCAGCACTCAGG AGAAAGTCCAGGCTATGGAGAAGGAGAACGAGGTCCAAACTGCCACTGAAGTAAAG GAGGCAGTTGAGCATCAGATCCAGTCTCACCGTGAGGCCCATCAGAAACAGATCAGCAGCCTGAGAGACGAGCTGGACAGCAAGGAGAAACTCATCACTGAGCTGCAGGA tctgaaCCAAGAGATCGTGCTGGAGCAGAAGCGCCTGAGGGTGGAACACGAGAAGCTCAAGTCCACCGACCAGGAGAAGAGCCGCAAGCTGCACGAGCTCAC ggtgatgcaggacaggagagagcaggCCAGACAAGACTTGAAGGGACTGGAGGAGACTGTGGCTAAGGAGCTCCAGACACTACACAATCTCAGAAAGCTGTTTGTTCAGGACCTGGCTACCAGAGTCAAGAAG AGTGCTGAGATGGACTCTGATGATACAGGGGGCAGTGCTGCTCAGAAACAGAAGATATCATTTCTGGAGAACAACCTGGAACAGCTTACAAAAGTccacaaacag CTGGTGCGTGACAATGCCGACCTGCGCTGTGAGCTTCCTAAACTGGAGAAGCGCCTGCGTGCTACAGCTGAGCGGGTCAAGGCCCTGGAGTCTGCCCTGAAGGAGGCCAAAGAGAACGCTGCACGTGACCGCAAACGTTACCAGCTGGAGGTGGACCGCATCAAGGAGGCCGTCAGGGCTAAGAACATGGCCAGGAGGGGCCACTCGGCTCAGATTG CCAAACCTATCCGGCCTGGCCAGCCTCCTGTGGCATCCCCCACCCACCCCAACGTCAACCGGACTGGGCTCTTCAACAACCAGCCCACCTCCATCAGAGGAGGAGGGGCCACGCAATGA